In one window of Nocardiopsis aegyptia DNA:
- a CDS encoding ABC transporter ATP-binding protein, which yields MVSGTRIDVLHDCTFQVTRGEVVAIVGQSGSGKSTLLNLLGLLDRPSGGTYVFDGVDTTRLGEGRRSHLRGEGVGFVFQQFHLLERRTALANVCVPMVLAGVPLLSRRTRARALLETVGLGHRLHSQPHQLSGGEQQRVALARALSREPALILADEPTGALDAASSTMIMDQLLEQARLRDAAVVVVTHDPKVAERADHVVELVEGRTL from the coding sequence ATGGTGTCCGGGACGCGGATCGACGTCCTGCACGACTGCACGTTCCAGGTGACGCGCGGCGAGGTCGTGGCGATCGTCGGCCAGTCCGGTTCCGGCAAGTCCACCCTGCTCAACCTGCTCGGGCTGCTCGACCGGCCCAGCGGCGGGACCTACGTGTTCGACGGCGTGGACACCACCCGGCTGGGCGAGGGGCGCCGCTCCCACCTCCGGGGCGAGGGCGTCGGCTTCGTGTTCCAGCAGTTCCACCTGTTGGAGCGGCGCACGGCGCTGGCGAACGTGTGCGTGCCCATGGTGCTGGCCGGTGTGCCGCTGCTGAGCCGGCGGACCCGCGCCCGCGCACTGCTGGAGACCGTGGGTCTGGGCCACCGGCTGCACTCGCAGCCGCACCAGCTCTCCGGCGGTGAGCAGCAGCGTGTGGCGCTGGCGCGCGCGCTGAGCCGGGAACCCGCGCTCATCCTCGCCGACGAGCCCACGGGCGCTCTGGACGCCGCCAGCAGCACGATGATCATGGACCAGCTCCTGGAGCAGGCCCGCCTGCGCGACGCGGCGGTGGTCGTGGTCACCCACGACCCCAAGGTCGCCGAACGGGCCGACCACGTCGTGGAACTGGTCGAGGGCCGCACGCTCTGA
- a CDS encoding efflux RND transporter periplasmic adaptor subunit, with translation MKKWIITGVALVALAGIVAAGLLLLPRLLGGAGGEDMDAGQGALDMGGAPVEVQMGSVDSLMVLDATVRAEPGEDVEARNGGTVTRVWVSDGSLVDNGAPVVNVAVPDAAAGDGEDGEGGGTREVSLHSPVEGRVSGLEDLRVGDVLEPGAVVANVAPDEFRAVASVPANDLYRFYEDPHDILLEITEGPPAAECEFLSLGAAEGGAAGDDGDTAGEGGEFPGEEFPGEVGGGSGGSAELSCRVPSDLRVFEGVTGKMSIATGGAENVMVIPVTAVRGTSESGEVIVIASDGTEEVREVELGVSDGSSVEVVSGLSVGDQVLDPIPLDPRFDVPGAVVPGDELTEEEFMEYEGEVVE, from the coding sequence TTGAAGAAGTGGATCATCACCGGGGTGGCGCTGGTCGCCCTCGCCGGAATCGTCGCCGCCGGACTCCTCCTGTTGCCGCGCCTGCTCGGCGGCGCGGGGGGCGAGGACATGGACGCCGGCCAGGGCGCCCTCGACATGGGCGGCGCGCCCGTCGAGGTGCAGATGGGCTCCGTCGACTCCCTCATGGTGCTGGACGCCACCGTGCGCGCCGAGCCGGGCGAGGACGTCGAGGCCCGCAACGGGGGAACGGTCACCCGCGTGTGGGTGAGCGACGGCTCCCTCGTGGACAACGGCGCCCCCGTCGTCAACGTGGCGGTGCCGGACGCGGCCGCCGGAGACGGCGAGGACGGCGAGGGGGGCGGGACCCGCGAGGTCAGCCTCCACTCACCGGTGGAGGGACGTGTGTCCGGGCTGGAGGACCTTCGGGTCGGCGACGTCCTGGAACCCGGCGCGGTGGTGGCCAACGTCGCCCCGGACGAGTTCCGGGCCGTGGCCTCCGTCCCCGCCAACGACCTCTACCGGTTCTACGAGGACCCGCACGACATCCTCCTGGAGATCACCGAGGGACCGCCCGCCGCGGAGTGCGAGTTCCTGTCGCTGGGCGCCGCCGAGGGCGGTGCCGCCGGCGACGACGGCGACACCGCGGGCGAGGGCGGGGAGTTCCCCGGCGAGGAGTTCCCGGGCGAGGTCGGCGGCGGTTCCGGCGGCTCCGCCGAGCTGTCCTGCCGCGTCCCCTCGGACCTTCGGGTCTTCGAGGGCGTCACCGGCAAGATGTCCATCGCCACCGGCGGCGCGGAGAACGTCATGGTCATCCCGGTGACCGCGGTGCGCGGCACGAGCGAGAGCGGCGAGGTGATCGTCATCGCCTCCGACGGCACCGAGGAGGTCCGCGAGGTCGAACTGGGCGTCTCCGACGGCAGTTCGGTCGAGGTCGTCTCCGGGCTGAGCGTCGGCGACCAGGTGCTCGACCCCATCCCGCTAGACCCCCGCTTCGACGTGCCCGGGGCCGTGGTACCCGGGGACGAGCTGACGGAGGAGGAGTTCATGGAGTACGAGGGTGAGGTGGTGGAGTAG
- a CDS encoding ABC transporter permease translates to MLRSLTAGIVLAFAGTRANVARTILSCAGIVVGVGALVLVVTAGDFGQRFAVAYGEANVGLPATLQVSVWSQISDRDAFEEDLRRAGGQDISVYQRPSQPPVIRSGDTVLPDVEFVGVDVAMGDIRRMTMAEGRWFTDADTESLAPVLVVNEELADALGDVTRVQIGTGQWLDARVVGVVESTALDFSWQSAYLLRSPATEELLFSESDTETMYQVRIDPEDPAAQDPMGTEFTERLASASWRWGVEDAGSLDSWRMDETEMLQSAVRYLSWGLAGIAVITLTTGLLGVLNVGLVTVRERRRELATYRALGASRLTLFVAVVMESVVVSLVAGVIAVLGCWAVVLLAGRIIDGLVTLPAGVTLGMPASAVLVGLGSAAFVGMLAGIIPAMRALRASVVAGLRE, encoded by the coding sequence ATGCTGCGCTCCCTCACAGCCGGGATCGTGCTGGCCTTCGCCGGAACACGGGCCAACGTCGCCCGTACCATCCTCTCCTGCGCCGGCATCGTCGTCGGTGTCGGCGCACTGGTCCTGGTGGTCACCGCCGGAGACTTCGGCCAACGGTTCGCGGTCGCCTACGGGGAGGCCAACGTCGGACTCCCCGCCACGCTCCAGGTGAGCGTGTGGTCGCAGATCAGCGACCGGGACGCCTTCGAGGAGGACCTGCGCCGCGCGGGCGGCCAGGACATCTCCGTCTACCAGCGGCCCTCCCAGCCGCCGGTCATCCGCTCCGGAGACACCGTCCTGCCCGACGTGGAGTTCGTCGGCGTGGACGTCGCGATGGGCGACATCCGGCGGATGACCATGGCGGAGGGCCGCTGGTTCACCGACGCCGACACCGAGTCCCTCGCGCCGGTCCTCGTGGTCAACGAGGAGCTGGCCGACGCCCTGGGCGACGTCACCCGGGTCCAGATCGGCACGGGGCAGTGGCTGGACGCGCGCGTGGTCGGTGTCGTGGAGAGCACCGCGCTGGACTTCTCGTGGCAGAGCGCGTACCTGCTGCGCTCCCCCGCCACCGAGGAGCTGCTGTTCAGCGAATCGGACACCGAGACGATGTACCAGGTCCGCATCGACCCCGAGGACCCCGCCGCCCAGGACCCCATGGGCACGGAGTTCACCGAGCGCCTGGCCTCGGCCTCCTGGCGCTGGGGCGTCGAGGACGCCGGGTCCCTGGACTCCTGGCGCATGGACGAGACGGAGATGCTGCAGAGCGCCGTGCGCTACCTGTCCTGGGGGCTGGCGGGCATCGCCGTCATCACCCTCACCACCGGCCTGCTCGGCGTGCTCAACGTCGGGCTCGTCACCGTGCGCGAACGCCGCCGCGAACTCGCCACCTACCGGGCCCTGGGCGCGAGCCGCCTCACGCTGTTCGTGGCCGTGGTCATGGAGTCGGTCGTGGTGTCGCTGGTGGCCGGCGTCATCGCGGTCCTGGGCTGCTGGGCCGTGGTCCTGCTGGCCGGTCGGATCATCGACGGCCTGGTGACTCTGCCGGCCGGGGTCACGCTGGGCATGCCCGCGTCGGCCGTCCTCGTCGGGCTCGGCAGCGCGGCGTTCGTCGGAATGCTGGCCGGGATCATCCCCGCGATGCGGGCGCTGCGCGCCTCCGTCGTCGCCGGGCTGCGGGAATAG
- a CDS encoding sulfotransferase family protein, with protein sequence MNARPAWWVAPVNALLTPVTRSRFRDPARAFEAAERAASDRSGLPWPKDREFRSELRFLSDAWLSAPGITPLGRLSVQNEVERRLETRLRLLHLFDARPETADQVVDRPVFITGLPRTGTTFAHGLLAQHTRTRAPALWELLNPVPPSGREGERALARRERLASARSSIRFLDAMAPRWQSIHPMHPLEPEECVFVLPHSLAHHVRIPVPEYRAWMEERDATPDYEFLKAVLQAMQSTRGGPRRWVLKSPLHLGGLDALLKVFPDATVVLTERDPVRATASWGSLVEAGMSLHLDRVDPHWIGEEWLGIWTRAMARAARVRAESAPGTFVDLPYDELTADPVGVAERVWTGLGEEFDDLSRRRTTDYTRRDRRPSPHRYTIDHYGLTPERVLTAFGG encoded by the coding sequence GTGAACGCACGCCCGGCCTGGTGGGTCGCTCCGGTCAACGCGCTGTTGACGCCCGTGACGAGGTCCCGGTTCCGGGACCCCGCGCGCGCGTTCGAGGCGGCCGAGCGGGCGGCGTCCGACCGCAGCGGGCTTCCCTGGCCGAAGGACCGGGAGTTCCGGTCCGAGCTGCGCTTCCTCAGCGACGCCTGGCTGAGCGCGCCCGGGATCACCCCCCTCGGCCGCCTGTCCGTCCAGAACGAGGTGGAGCGCCGGCTGGAGACGCGGCTGCGCCTGCTGCACCTGTTCGACGCCCGCCCCGAGACCGCCGACCAGGTGGTGGACCGCCCGGTGTTCATCACCGGGCTGCCCAGGACCGGCACGACCTTCGCGCACGGACTGCTCGCCCAGCACACCCGCACGCGGGCGCCCGCGCTGTGGGAGCTGCTCAACCCCGTCCCGCCCAGCGGCCGGGAGGGCGAGCGCGCGCTCGCCAGGCGGGAGCGCCTCGCCTCGGCGCGGTCGTCGATCCGCTTCCTCGACGCCATGGCGCCGCGCTGGCAGTCGATCCACCCCATGCACCCGCTCGAACCCGAGGAGTGCGTGTTCGTGCTCCCGCACAGCCTGGCCCACCACGTGCGGATCCCCGTCCCGGAGTACCGCGCCTGGATGGAGGAGCGCGACGCCACGCCGGACTACGAGTTCCTCAAGGCCGTCCTGCAGGCGATGCAGTCCACCCGCGGCGGCCCCCGCCGATGGGTGCTCAAGTCGCCCCTGCACCTGGGCGGCCTGGACGCGCTGCTCAAGGTCTTCCCCGACGCCACCGTCGTGCTCACCGAGCGCGACCCGGTCCGGGCGACGGCGTCGTGGGGCAGCCTGGTGGAGGCGGGGATGTCCCTGCACCTGGACCGGGTGGACCCGCACTGGATCGGTGAGGAGTGGCTCGGGATCTGGACGCGCGCCATGGCGCGGGCCGCACGGGTCCGGGCCGAGAGCGCGCCCGGCACCTTCGTCGACCTGCCCTATGACGAGCTGACCGCGGACCCCGTGGGGGTCGCCGAACGCGTGTGGACGGGGCTGGGGGAGGAGTTCGACGACCTCAGCCGCCGGCGGACCACCGACTACACCCGGCGGGACCGCCGCCCCTCACCGCACAGATACACCATCGACCACTACGGCCTCACGCCCGAGCGCGTGCTCACCGCCTTCGGCGGCTGA
- the hisN gene encoding histidinol-phosphatase encodes MASFDDDLRLAHVLADAADDIAIKRFRALDLVVDTKPDLTPVTEADRLVEETLRGVLSRARPRDAVVGEEYGRTGNSNRVWVIDPIDGTKNYVRGVPVWATLIALLEGDRPVVGVVSAPALHRRWWASQGGGAWQGRSLSKASRCQVSKVSTLSDASLSYSSLTGWEDQGRLDSFLGLTRSVWRTRAYGDFWSHVMVAEGVVDISAEPELSLWDAAPLPIILEEAGGRATNLRGEGFEDGGPLVCSNGSLHDQALTWLNGGPTPLRRA; translated from the coding sequence ATGGCCTCCTTTGACGATGATCTGCGGCTGGCACACGTGCTCGCCGACGCTGCCGACGACATCGCGATCAAGCGCTTCCGGGCGCTGGATCTGGTGGTCGACACCAAGCCCGACCTGACTCCGGTGACCGAGGCCGACCGGCTGGTCGAGGAGACGCTGCGGGGCGTGCTCTCCCGCGCCCGTCCGCGGGACGCGGTCGTCGGCGAGGAGTACGGCCGCACCGGCAACAGCAACCGGGTGTGGGTCATCGATCCCATCGACGGCACCAAGAACTACGTGCGCGGGGTCCCCGTGTGGGCCACGCTGATCGCCCTGCTGGAGGGCGACCGCCCGGTCGTGGGCGTGGTGTCCGCGCCCGCGCTGCACCGCCGCTGGTGGGCGTCCCAGGGCGGTGGGGCCTGGCAGGGCCGCAGCCTGTCCAAGGCGTCGCGCTGCCAGGTGTCGAAGGTGTCCACGCTCTCGGACGCCTCGCTGAGCTACTCGTCTCTGACCGGCTGGGAGGACCAGGGCCGACTGGACTCGTTCCTGGGCCTGACCCGTTCGGTGTGGCGCACCCGGGCCTACGGGGACTTCTGGTCGCACGTGATGGTCGCGGAGGGGGTCGTGGACATCTCCGCGGAGCCGGAGCTGTCCCTGTGGGACGCCGCGCCGCTGCCGATCATCCTGGAGGAGGCCGGCGGCCGGGCCACCAACCTGCGCGGCGAGGGCTTCGAGGACGGCGGCCCGCTGGTGTGCAGCAACGGTTCGCTGCACGACCAGGCGCTGACCTGGCTCAACGGCGGCCCGACGCCCCTACGCCGGGCCTGA
- a CDS encoding TetR family transcriptional regulator, translated as METVSANRGTARERLMDAAYAEVVAGAWAERRMADIAAAAQVSRQTLYNVFGSKEGLLQAIVVREVNALLDDVVGLLAAEEADPAHAVSRSTRLILLAARDNPLLHAVVTGDRDLLPVLTTRSAPLIDVVGERIAAMLEDRCPGVGAQVADSVADVSVRLTVSYALQPIDPDQAAHRVETVVHGMLRSG; from the coding sequence ATGGAGACGGTGAGCGCGAACCGCGGGACGGCCAGGGAACGGCTGATGGACGCCGCCTACGCCGAGGTCGTCGCCGGCGCGTGGGCCGAGCGGCGGATGGCCGACATCGCCGCGGCCGCCCAGGTGTCCAGACAGACCCTCTACAACGTGTTCGGCAGCAAGGAGGGCCTCCTCCAGGCGATCGTGGTGCGCGAGGTCAACGCGCTCCTGGACGACGTCGTCGGGCTGCTCGCCGCCGAGGAGGCCGATCCGGCGCACGCCGTGAGCCGGTCGACCCGCCTCATCCTGCTGGCCGCCCGCGACAACCCGCTCCTGCACGCGGTCGTCACCGGTGACCGCGACCTGCTGCCCGTGCTCACCACCAGGTCCGCGCCGCTGATCGACGTGGTCGGCGAGCGCATCGCCGCGATGCTGGAGGACCGCTGCCCCGGGGTCGGCGCCCAGGTGGCCGACTCGGTCGCCGACGTCTCCGTGCGCCTGACCGTCTCCTACGCGCTGCAGCCCATCGACCCCGACCAGGCGGCGCACCGGGTCGAGACCGTGGTGCACGGGATGCTGCGCTCCGGCTGA
- a CDS encoding DUF2087 domain-containing protein: MDEHERVVRAYLPRGRITQIPVRRSDRLLVLDHVARALDPGVRYTEPELNRVLSRFSSDLAVLRRGLLDEGFLEHDRTRYWRCGGTVDL; encoded by the coding sequence GTGGACGAACACGAACGCGTGGTGCGCGCGTACCTGCCGCGGGGGCGGATCACCCAGATCCCGGTCCGGCGCTCCGACCGCCTGCTCGTCCTGGACCACGTCGCCCGCGCCCTGGACCCCGGCGTCCGCTACACCGAGCCGGAACTGAACCGCGTGCTGTCGCGGTTCAGCTCCGACCTGGCGGTCCTGCGCCGCGGTCTGCTCGACGAGGGCTTCCTCGAACACGACCGCACCCGCTACTGGCGCTGCGGCGGCACCGTCGACCTGTGA
- a CDS encoding NAD(P)-dependent oxidoreductase encodes MIDDTLDKPRVTVLGLGAMGTALARTWLAAGHPVTVWNRTAARAEALAPEGADVAATAAEAVAAGGVVVTCLWDDASVGASLAGVDLRGRDLVDLTTGTPAQARERAAWARERGARFVSGGIMAVPPMVGVPEAGGYAFYGGSRAAFEAAEAVLSVPLGTRYVGEDAGFAALYDVALLSAMTGMLGGIAQAFALVRREDVPLEDFAGLLAEWLVAMSGNATATAERLTTGDYTSGVVSNLAMMVAGNATLRRTAEEQGVGSSLLDPYMDLMERRLAQGHGDEDGPTGVVDLLAAR; translated from the coding sequence ATGATCGACGACACTCTCGACAAGCCCCGCGTGACCGTGCTCGGCCTCGGCGCGATGGGAACGGCTCTGGCACGGACATGGCTGGCCGCCGGACATCCGGTGACCGTGTGGAACAGGACGGCGGCGCGCGCCGAGGCGCTGGCCCCGGAGGGCGCGGACGTGGCCGCCACGGCGGCGGAGGCGGTCGCCGCGGGCGGAGTGGTGGTGACCTGCCTGTGGGACGACGCCTCGGTCGGCGCGTCACTGGCCGGCGTCGACCTGCGGGGCCGGGACCTGGTCGACCTCACCACGGGGACCCCCGCCCAGGCCCGGGAGCGGGCCGCGTGGGCGCGGGAGCGCGGCGCGCGGTTCGTCAGCGGCGGGATCATGGCGGTCCCGCCGATGGTGGGCGTGCCCGAGGCGGGCGGCTACGCGTTCTACGGCGGTTCGCGGGCGGCCTTCGAGGCGGCCGAGGCGGTCCTGTCCGTGCCGCTGGGCACCCGCTACGTGGGCGAGGACGCGGGGTTCGCGGCCCTGTACGACGTGGCCCTGCTCAGCGCCATGACCGGCATGTTGGGCGGGATCGCCCAGGCGTTCGCGCTGGTGCGCCGGGAGGACGTGCCGTTGGAGGACTTCGCCGGGCTGCTCGCCGAGTGGCTCGTGGCGATGTCCGGGAACGCGACGGCCACCGCCGAGCGGCTGACGACCGGCGACTACACCAGCGGCGTGGTCTCCAACCTGGCGATGATGGTCGCCGGGAACGCCACGCTGCGCCGGACGGCCGAGGAGCAGGGCGTCGGCTCCTCGCTGCTGGACCCGTACATGGATCTCATGGAGCGGCGCCTGGCCCAGGGCCACGGGGACGAGGACGGGCCGACCGGTGTGGTCGACCTCCTCGCGGCGCGCTGA
- a CDS encoding winged helix-turn-helix transcriptional regulator, with the protein MALTRRPGAYHCGTEAAMDVIGGRWKVSVLWALEDGDGGPLRFGQLRRILGGITEKVLASHLRELVEDGIVHRQDFAEVPPRVEYSLTPRGKSLYDALETLGDWGQANIIDAASAPSPT; encoded by the coding sequence ATGGCCCTCACACGGAGGCCGGGCGCGTACCACTGCGGTACCGAGGCGGCGATGGACGTGATCGGCGGTCGGTGGAAGGTGTCGGTCCTGTGGGCACTGGAGGACGGCGACGGCGGCCCCCTCCGCTTCGGGCAGCTCCGCCGGATCCTCGGTGGCATCACCGAGAAGGTCCTGGCGTCACACCTGCGCGAGCTGGTGGAGGACGGGATCGTCCACCGACAGGACTTCGCCGAGGTGCCGCCGCGGGTGGAGTACTCGCTCACCCCGCGCGGGAAGTCCCTCTACGACGCCCTCGAAACCCTGGGGGACTGGGGGCAGGCCAACATCATCGACGCGGCGTCCGCCCCCTCGCCGACTTAG
- the rsgA gene encoding ribosome small subunit-dependent GTPase A, which translates to MSRTRGGGRHLDEDDIRVRARGGSRPRTRNRPKHENAVAGLVTNVDRGRYRCLVDGVAVVAMKARELGRGSIVVGDRVDLVGDLSGRPDTLARVVRVRERRSVLRRTADDTDPVERVIVANADQMAIVCALADPEPQPRFVDRCLVAAYDAGLDPLLCLTKADLAAPDELVRVYEPLGVPFEVLSPDGEPDGLRARLAGRTSVFVGSSGVGKSTLVNRLIPGTDRAVGHVNAVTGRGRHTSTSAVALPFEGGWLIDTPGVRSFGLAHIDPEDFVAGFPDIADVAADCPPGCSHQEDEPDCAIGAALEQGRLDADRVASLRRLLASREGDPDEQP; encoded by the coding sequence ATGAGCCGCACGCGGGGCGGGGGCCGCCACCTGGACGAGGACGACATCCGGGTGCGCGCCCGGGGCGGTTCCCGGCCCCGCACCCGGAACCGGCCCAAGCACGAGAACGCGGTGGCCGGCCTGGTGACGAACGTGGACCGCGGGCGGTACCGGTGCCTGGTCGACGGCGTGGCCGTGGTCGCGATGAAGGCCCGTGAGCTCGGCCGCGGCTCCATCGTGGTGGGCGACCGCGTGGACCTGGTCGGCGACCTGTCCGGCCGTCCCGACACCCTGGCCCGCGTGGTGCGGGTGCGCGAGCGGCGTTCGGTGCTGCGCCGCACCGCCGACGACACCGACCCCGTCGAGCGCGTCATCGTCGCCAACGCCGACCAGATGGCGATCGTGTGCGCGCTGGCCGACCCCGAGCCCCAGCCGCGGTTCGTGGACCGCTGCCTGGTCGCCGCCTACGACGCGGGCCTGGACCCGCTGCTGTGCCTCACCAAGGCCGACCTGGCCGCGCCGGACGAGCTCGTGCGCGTCTACGAGCCCCTGGGCGTGCCCTTCGAGGTCCTCAGTCCGGACGGTGAGCCCGACGGGCTGCGCGCCCGTCTGGCGGGCCGCACGTCGGTGTTCGTCGGCTCCTCGGGCGTGGGCAAGTCCACGCTGGTGAACCGGCTGATCCCGGGCACCGACCGCGCCGTCGGGCACGTCAACGCGGTCACCGGGCGCGGGCGCCACACCTCGACCTCGGCCGTGGCGCTGCCCTTCGAGGGCGGCTGGCTCATCGACACCCCGGGCGTGCGCAGCTTCGGTCTGGCGCACATCGACCCGGAGGACTTCGTCGCGGGCTTCCCCGACATCGCCGACGTCGCCGCGGACTGCCCGCCGGGCTGTTCCCACCAGGAGGACGAGCCCGACTGCGCCATCGGGGCGGCGCTGGAACAGGGCCGCCTGGACGCCGACCGCGTGGCGTCCCTGCGCCGGCTGCTCGCCAGCCGCGAGGGCGACCCGGACGAGCAGCCCTAA
- the aroA gene encoding 3-phosphoshikimate 1-carboxyvinyltransferase, whose amino-acid sequence MPESSSSQPAASTAPATGHWPAPTADGPVRARLTLPGSKSVTNRALILAALSDTPCLVRRPLASRDSELMVGALRALGVGIAAAGPTGEDLSVTPAPLRGPASVDVGNAGTVMRFVPPLAALASGDVHFDGDPRARERPVDELLNALRALGADIDDDGRGALPLTIHGTGAVPGGDVVLDASGSSQFVSALLLSGARFTKGVHVRHEGPPVPSRPHLDMTVEMLRAAGVAVSAGNDWWRVEPGPVRASAITVEPDLSNAAPFLAAALVTGGDVTVQGWPEHTTQPGDALPSLFTRMGGEVTRSGDDVTLRGTGTVLGLTADLREVGELTPTIAAVAALATTPSRLTGIAHLRRHETDRIAALAAEINRLGGDAEELPDGLVIRPRPLRGGVFHSYDDHRMATSGAVIGLAVPGVEVENIATTRKTLPDFPGLWAEALA is encoded by the coding sequence ATGCCTGAGTCCTCGTCCTCGCAGCCCGCCGCTTCCACCGCCCCCGCCACGGGGCACTGGCCCGCGCCCACCGCGGACGGCCCGGTGCGCGCCCGCCTGACCCTGCCCGGCTCCAAGTCGGTGACCAACCGCGCACTGATCCTGGCGGCCCTCTCCGACACGCCGTGCCTGGTCCGCCGCCCCCTGGCCAGCCGGGACAGCGAGCTGATGGTGGGCGCCCTGCGCGCCCTGGGCGTGGGCATCGCGGCGGCGGGGCCGACCGGGGAGGACCTGTCCGTCACGCCCGCGCCGCTGCGCGGACCGGCGTCGGTGGACGTCGGCAACGCGGGGACGGTCATGCGCTTCGTGCCCCCGCTGGCCGCCCTGGCCTCCGGGGACGTGCACTTCGACGGCGACCCGCGCGCCCGGGAACGGCCGGTGGACGAACTGCTCAACGCCCTGCGCGCGCTGGGCGCCGACATCGACGACGACGGGCGCGGCGCGCTGCCGCTGACGATCCACGGCACGGGCGCGGTCCCCGGCGGCGACGTCGTCCTGGACGCCTCGGGATCGTCCCAGTTCGTGTCCGCGCTGCTGCTCAGCGGCGCCCGGTTCACCAAGGGCGTGCACGTGCGGCACGAGGGTCCGCCGGTGCCCTCGCGGCCGCACCTGGACATGACCGTGGAGATGCTGCGCGCCGCCGGTGTGGCGGTCAGCGCCGGGAACGACTGGTGGCGGGTCGAGCCGGGGCCGGTCCGGGCGTCGGCCATCACGGTGGAGCCGGACCTGTCCAACGCGGCCCCGTTCCTGGCCGCCGCCCTGGTCACGGGTGGCGACGTGACCGTGCAGGGCTGGCCGGAGCACACCACCCAGCCGGGCGACGCACTCCCTTCGCTGTTCACGCGCATGGGCGGCGAGGTCACGCGTTCGGGCGACGACGTGACCCTGCGCGGCACCGGGACGGTGCTCGGGCTGACCGCCGACCTGCGCGAGGTCGGCGAGCTCACGCCCACCATCGCGGCGGTGGCCGCCCTGGCCACCACCCCCTCGCGGCTGACCGGCATCGCCCATCTGCGCCGGCACGAGACCGACCGCATCGCCGCCCTGGCCGCGGAGATCAACCGGCTGGGCGGTGACGCGGAGGAGCTGCCGGACGGGCTGGTGATCCGCCCGCGTCCGCTGCGCGGCGGGGTGTTCCACTCCTACGACGACCATCGGATGGCCACCTCGGGCGCGGTGATCGGGCTCGCGGTGCCCGGAGTGGAGGTGGAGAACATCGCGACCACGCGCAAGACCCTGCCCGACTTCCCGGGCCTGTGGGCGGAGGCCCTGGCATGA
- a CDS encoding cysteine desulfurase family protein, translating to MVYLDHAATTEVRPEVVADVAAELGALGNPSSLHAHGRGARRTVEEARERVADALGSTPHEVVFTGGGTESDNIAIKGLYWARNAEDPRRRRILVSAVEHHAALDPARWMADHQGARFETLPVDELGRVSPRTLREALAAAPETVALVSVMWANNEVGTVQPVAELAAVAAEYGVPFHTDAVQAVGVEPVDFAASGVSALTVSGHKLGGPVGAGALLVARGLGPVPVLHGGGQERDIRSGTLSPPLLRGLATAVGLAVGEREEHAKHLADLRDALEEGVRDAVSDVVVNGDRDRRLPGISHLSFPGCEGDALLMLLDARGISCSTGSACSAGVAQPSHVLLAMGADADTALSSLRLSLGRTSTPEDVAALVAAIGPAVERARAARAKRRTPR from the coding sequence ATGGTGTATCTGGATCACGCAGCCACGACCGAGGTCCGCCCCGAGGTCGTCGCCGACGTCGCGGCCGAACTCGGCGCTCTCGGCAACCCGTCCTCCCTCCACGCCCACGGGCGCGGCGCCCGGCGCACGGTCGAGGAGGCGCGTGAGCGCGTCGCCGACGCGCTCGGCTCGACCCCGCACGAGGTCGTCTTCACCGGTGGGGGCACCGAGTCGGACAACATCGCGATCAAGGGGCTGTACTGGGCGCGCAACGCCGAGGACCCCCGGCGGCGGCGCATCCTGGTGAGCGCCGTCGAACACCACGCGGCCCTGGACCCGGCCCGGTGGATGGCCGACCACCAAGGGGCACGGTTCGAGACCCTGCCGGTGGACGAGCTCGGCCGGGTGAGCCCGCGGACGCTGCGCGAGGCCCTGGCCGCCGCCCCCGAGACCGTCGCGCTCGTGTCCGTCATGTGGGCCAACAACGAGGTGGGCACGGTCCAGCCGGTCGCCGAACTCGCCGCGGTCGCGGCCGAGTACGGGGTGCCCTTCCACACCGACGCCGTCCAGGCGGTCGGCGTCGAGCCCGTCGACTTCGCCGCGAGCGGGGTGAGCGCGCTCACGGTCAGCGGGCACAAGCTCGGCGGCCCGGTGGGCGCCGGCGCCCTGCTGGTCGCGCGCGGGCTCGGGCCGGTGCCCGTCCTGCACGGCGGCGGCCAGGAGCGCGACATCCGCTCCGGGACGCTGTCCCCGCCCCTGTTGCGGGGGCTGGCCACCGCGGTCGGCCTGGCCGTCGGCGAACGCGAGGAGCACGCCAAGCACCTGGCGGACCTGCGCGACGCACTGGAGGAGGGCGTCCGCGACGCGGTCTCGGACGTGGTCGTCAACGGCGACCGCGACCGGCGCCTGCCGGGGATCTCGCACCTGTCGTTCCCCGGCTGCGAGGGCGACGCCCTGCTGATGCTGCTGGACGCGCGCGGGATCTCCTGCTCGACCGGTTCGGCCTGCTCCGCGGGGGTGGCCCAGCCGAGCCACGTGCTGCTGGCGATGGGGGCCGACGCCGACACCGCGCTGAGCAGCCTGCGGCTGTCGCTCGGCCGCACGTCCACGCCGGAGGACGTCGCCGCTCTGGTCGCGGCGATCGGCCCGGCCGTCGAACGGGCCCGAGCCGCCCGCGCCAAACGCCGCACCCCCCGCTAG